The Lutra lutra chromosome 1, mLutLut1.2, whole genome shotgun sequence genomic sequence AGATCTTTACAGTAAGTCTTTCCCCCCAACCTGTTATTATTTCAATAATTCTTTAGTTGTAGAAAACTTAATTCTGGTTTAGAGATTTGGATCTGCTAACTATTCTGTAGTCagaaagtttttttgtttatttgcaaaGTTATAGGACATGAATggtttttagaaatgaaagatcAGAAGCTATTCCcgatttttaaggttttgtttttttattttccccagtttagcctctgatATGGTGTCAAGAGTGGAaagtattcaaaagaaaaaagaccaggCCCATCATTTAAAAGGAGTGCTCCGAGACTCCATCTTGATGCTCGAACAGGTACCGTAGGACTTAGTACTTTCATAGAGGTATGAACCAGCTGCTCCTCTGGTCGTGAGAAGAGTCACGATACCGTTATTTGAAGAAAGTCCCCTCCTAGAGGCAACTACCCTTGCCCGTTTCTGTATGATGCGTTTTACATGTATagtcacttgtatttttttcaagatcaaaGCCTACTGTATACACTGTTGTATGCCCTCATTTTATAattagtaatatattttgaagatgtttCTTTATCAGCATGAACATTTGACTCTTGAATAATGGTGGGGTTAGGGGTGCTGACACCTACATAGTTGAAAattgtgtataacttttgactccccacgAACTTAACTACATATAGCCTACTGTTGagcagaagccttactgataacacagTCAATtgttattttgtatgttatatgtattatatgctatatttttataataaagttaagctagagaaaagaaaatgttattaagaaaatcataaagaagagaaaacacatttacagtggTGTCCTGTAAAAAATTCTGTGTACGAGTGGTCCCATGccattcaaacccatgttgttcaaagggcAACTGTATACATCtaactcattctttttattgatgcttctatataaaaatttatgCTTAATAGTAActcttttcataaaaatgataGGTCCTGTATACACTGTTATTTTATCTATTATCCTTATATCTTGGAGATGCTTTGATATTAGCATATAAAggacttcctctttttttaacaACTGCATAGAATTCAAACTGTATAAATGTGGTACAATTAATTATTTCACCAGTTCTCCATTGAAGAATGACCATTTAAGTTATTTTGATgttttgctataaacatttatctCTTGAACACAGTATTATCAGTATGTGCTGCTCAGTTCCATGAACCAAAATTTAGGATTccctttgaaaaataaagattactgTTTCCATTATGATAAAGTATATGCATACTTTTCAAGATTGAAAACTGGAGAGtggtggaagagaagaaaacctaTAGTTCTAGCATTCAgtcattaatattttgtttccttccattctttcttctgtgcattggtttgttttttagaagaTCCAGTTATTGAGCATTTTTTAGGATATCACGTGGGGCATTAAAGATGACATCTTCCACTAGGCATTCTTCTAATGCACAGTAGCTACAGCTGCTGGTGACattctccatcctccctcccctggcaAGAGTGGgtcatatttccatttttcctcctcaGCGTCCTATTTCCCCAACTTTCTATTGATAACCTTGCCTCAGGAGGAAAGAgagtttttctctccttctatacCCAAATCTACAGATCTCCAGTCGCTGCACCCCATCCTCTTGTCCATGCCTGTCCGAGCAGTGCTCTGCCTGTAGGGAGATTACCAGCAGGTGTTAGTGGGAGACTCCATCCATCACCCTCCAgcatcctgttttcattttccctggtCAGCTGGATTGTTCCCATCTACACATGGTCCTGCTGTGCGCTCTCCTACATTAAAGCACCCACACCATCCacatccttctcctccttcccatctctctcgctgtctttcacAGTCTGGCTTTTTCAGAGTTGTCTGCTGTGGCTGTCACTACTTTATCCTTCATAACCCATtcacttttttaaggttttattttcacCAAAGTGACTCCTTCACATGGTTAACTTTTCTACAAGGTTTTTTCAGAAAAACAGCAGTCCCACTATGTACTTTGCCAAACACAACAGTCTTTaactcttttagtttctttttaccTCCATGCTGATAAGTAACAAGCATGTATTGAtacttcttgatttttcagttttagacatGACCTTTCGACCTCCTATTATGGAAgacaaaggttttcttttctttcatctcttcttgTCCTCTTTTCTGATTCCCCCATCCTCCCAAGGAAGTTACAATTTTGGTGAGATCAATATCcagtgtttgctttgttttgattaaGTTTTCTATTCTGAGCTGAGCCATGGAATAAACCAtgactactttttcttttctgtgcttttccttATCCTTGAAATTGTTTTATGACAATTGATTagtttattgtattatttataagtATCTCATCTCCTACAGCTCTGCCTCTTGTAACCTTCATTCACCTCAGGTATTCTATGAGTGGAGCCTTCTGACTGGCTCTAGTCAGGCCCAAGGGCCCTCTCTGCAGGTGCCCAGCTTTCAGCCTGGGGATTCCTGTTGAGTACTCCCTCTGTTCCCTATATCCAGAATGTTTTTTGCTTTCTTGGTTTACTCCTTTCTTTTAATGGAGCACATCCTCTAGTAGCTTCCTGAGAAAGAGAACGTGGaggtaaatattttaagacttcCCTAGTGTGAGAAGTTTTTATTCTGTCCTTCCCCTTGATGAATAGTTTGGCTGGGGATAGAATTTTAGCTTGGAAACAAAGTTCCTTCAGAGCATTGCTCCATTGTTTTTCAACTTCCAGTGTTGAGAATTCTGAGGCTGTTACCATTTCTCATTCTTCAGTCTGGAAACTCAGGCCCTTTAGTTCTGGGAAATACTGAGTTACACAGTTGATGATCTCGTCCCCTCCACTCTCCCTCTTCTGACTTTCTAGGGCTCCTGTAATTCAGATGTCTGCCTTCTTTTGGACAGGCTGTCTaatcttcttattttttctttccagcttctatctttttgcttttttgttctgCTTCCTCAGAGTTCCTCAACTTAATCTTCACATTCTTCTTCCAATTTTTGCTaacaagttttaaatttcaaagacctattactttcctgaattttctttttttttataccatTGTGATCTTCTAAAATGACTATAGTATCTTCATCTCTCTGATCATATTACTGATGGTTAataatttttccccttcttctggcCTACTTGCTTTACATCAAGATCCTTTCCCCCTGTTTTGATATCTATCCTTAGAGTAAGAGGATTTCACTAGATGTCGGTAGTCTTTGTGTGTATCAGAAGCTCTTAAGCTCTTAACGTGGATTGGTTTGATATACCCTGAACTTCTCTGTAGATCTGGCAGGGCTGTTGGTTGAGAAATCCTGGTATCACTATCTTTAGGTCCTTCCTCTTAGATTGATCAGTTTCCATAGAGAATAGCCTTCCAGTCTCCATCTGAAGGATTAAGGGCTGGCTGCCAGCATTTTAGGAGCAGAGTGAAAGTAAGAGGGATGCAGGAGGGCAGGGCGTAGGGGGATGGTCTCAACACTTTTTTTGTATAATCgtcatttttagttcttttctctttattccaacTTCCAGAGATTTCTGTCAATTCCCGAGGCTTTTGAGGCTTCTGGGTAAATTTGGTTGGTTCTCAAGCTTTCTCTACAGTTAGTTTAGGATTCCACCTTTTCTGGTCTGCTAAGTCATCCATCTGCTTTCTAGTTTCCGATGTTGTGTTGTTGCTTTTGCTGTTTCAGTTTTCCCTGTCCTCATGGATTTATGcctaaaaaaatccttttattgtGCTTTTAGTGGGGTTTCAGGAGGGAGCAAAATTAGATACCTATATTTAAGCCACTCATTTGCTCTTCAGCCTACTCCTGCCTTGTCTTCTTCCCCCATGTCGTCCAATGAAATTGCTCAAGCTAAGGTCCCCAGTGACCTctggcttttaaaattaatatacatttttttagttTACATCTTACTGTGTGAACATTTGACAAAAGCTgaccactcctttttttttttttttttaaagattttatttatttgtcagagagagagggagagcgagcaagcacaggcagacagaatggcaggcagaggcagagggagaagcaggctccccgccaagcaaggagcccgatgtgggactccattccaggacgctgggatcataacccgagccgaaggcagctgcttaaccaactgagccacccaggcgtccctgaccaCTCCTTTCTTGAAGCGTATCTaatctttccttctttaaaaccATGGAAGaccctggggcacatgggtggctcaatttttgagtgtctgccttcagctcaggtcatgattccaccgccctgtgatcgagccccgcattgggctccctgctctgtgagcctgcttctccctctccctctgcctgctgctccccatgttgtgctctctttctctctctctctgtcaaataaataaataaaatcttaaaaaaaaaaagaaattttaattaagaaaaaaagaaaaacccagcttTCGTGTGATATAAAtgacatattataaaatttaccttttaaagaatttctagcatattcacaaagttgtacaGCCATCACTACTGCCTAAATTCCAGAGcatttttatcacccccaaaTGAAatcctgtacccattagcagtctcTCAACTCCTacaatcactaatctactttttatATCTATAGGTTTGCTCATTCTGggcatttcacataaatggaattattatgGTCTTTGTGACTGTCTCTTGTACTTAGCATAAAGCAAAACTGCTTTTTGCTGGCTAAAACCATCTCCTCTCCCTGGCCTAGTACTGCCAGGCCTTTTGTGTTagattctcttcccttctcctctactTCCCATTAGGTGGTCTcatccactccccttgcttgtgctacACATGCCATTGATTCCCAAATCCATCTCTCTTACCCGGACCTCTTCCCTGAGCCCCAGGCTCACGCAGTCACCTGATGACTGGCATCTTCACCTGGATGCTAACGGGCCACCACTAACTGATCATGTCCAAAACAGAATTCAGTTTTCATCCTGAGCCGGACTGACTCTCCTCTACCTGACGTATTTCAGAAAATGACACTGCCTTCCTCCAGTCAAAAACTTAATGCCTTGtggaattatatatttatatatgtgatgATTCGTTTTAGTTCTGTATTCCTCACTGGTCTgtaagctccctgaaggcagggtTAGTGCCTTTCTGGTCTACCATTGTATACCCAGTGCTTTGCTTAGTATATACCCAGCATGTAATAGGTCAGGAAttaacatttgctgaatgaatgaacaaatgaatgaatataaagaaGCATAAAACAGAATTCTTGCTCTCAAGTTGCCTGTAATTTTATTAGAGAAATCAGATGTCCATGTGTATtgttaaaaactataaaaaagtaCAAAGTTAAGTGTCAAGTAAATGGTAATACTTTGGGAGTTTAAAGGCAGGATGATTACGGAAGGCAACACggagagggtggggatggggaagttCTAAATGGATGAAGACAAGGTTGAGCATAATAGCAACAGAGGCCTGCAGGGAGAACCAGATTCGTTTGGGGGATAGTGGAGAGACCAGTGCAACCTGAGAAACCATTTAGAAAACCCATCTGCTGGGGGGCAGCATGCACAGCAGGACAGTGGAGGGAGAGGTGCAGGACCACAGCGGACAGGAAGAGCTTAGCAGTCATGCTGATGTGTTTTATAAATTCAGTCTTTTATTTGGGCATCAGTATAAACCAAACTatattgaatataaatataaacatttggcataaaaataagaaaacatgttaaactgattttgaaaattaattttgtttgcaGTTAAAGAGCTCACTCATTATGCTTCAGAGAACTTTTGATCTACTAAATAAGAACAAGACTGGCATGACTGTCAAAAGCTAGTGATCTCAAGGCCTGAAATTGTAGAGATACTTGGAACTAAAAGGAAACATCTTAAAGAAAACCAGAGGATGAAGCATTTTAATTGTCATCGGAACATTTCCACATTTGCTTATTATTGGTACTTCTAACATGAACATTCGTTTTAACAACACTAATTTGATAAGTAGTTTCTGATGGTCTTAACAATCCATTCTTCACTTCTTATACATAATTCCAAGCAGTGAATTTCTCCAGTGAAGCATGAAATATTTTGTGGATTTGAATTTCTgatacaaagagaaaatgagacacTCTGAACTGATTTTTACAGTGAGGTTTAAAGTTTGATGCTTTATCTGTTAGCATAGAATCAGTAGGTGTCCAGTAGGCTGCTTTCCCAGTTGAGATACATTCAAGAGGCTAAAGAAGACAATAGAAGAATAAACCTTTTTATCATTACTACTTTTGAAGGACCAGTCTTCAGGCATATATTATAACATTTCTCAGTTTGTGTACTATAAATATTACAATGTCTTCACTTATTTAGCATGTAAATTCAACAGTCAAACCTTTTGAGTCTGCAGGTTGGTAATTATTATCTGAAATATTCTTGAGCTATgttgtatttttctaaagaaatagtTGTTTCTTCTTCAGGTAGCTATCAGAGGTGAGATTATCTTGCCCCTTCATGTATCAGATAGTGGAAGAGTGAATCTGGAAGAGGAAACATATAGGATAGCAACACTCAGAATGAAGAACCATGCTCTGATTTTATAAAACAGAGGATTACATTAAAATCTGGGCATTTGGTGACAGATCAGATGAATACTTGAACTAAGCTTGGCTTCAGCTTAGCAGTCTTTCATGGTGGAAGTGAACCACCTGGTTGAAAATAATTTGTGGGTTACTTTTCAtatgtcttcatttattcattcttgtgTGCGGCTTGTTTCAGCTGGTAAGTTATAACCAGACACGAATTTCTAGCTCTTCAGTAAAAACTTTTGGGGCATTATGTCCCAATACTAGGGCCCTGACTGAAGTTCAAAGTCAGACAGATGTTTTGGCTCTTTCATGAAAAGTTTTTAGGCATAGATGTCTCAATACAAGCGATGTCTTTGGGACAAGAGAAAGACAGTGCTGAATGATTTGTATATATTCTCACTGTTTGGACAATGCTTGCCTtaattaaatgtttctttctttccccagagcCACAGGAGATAGCTAAAGTCATTTTTGAGATGCCTGTAGAGAATGAAAATATTGACTTAATTACTGGGAAAATGGATTTCTCTGGGTGATTTCCAACAAAATTATCTTGGGGGTACCAGTGTACTTACCTGGGGATTTTTTGATCTATGAAGTGTGGCTGTGAGTGAGTTACTGGATTATAAACTTGAAGACTTTGTTCTCTGTTAAATTCACAAAAATGATCAGTGGCAAGCTGAATATTTTTGTGATTAAAACTTATACTTCATAAATATACCTCAAAGAAAATTACCAAAGTTGCTTTATAGATTAAGActaaacatgtatgtatgtagaACTTAATTAATTGCATTTGAGCCTGTTGTGTAAATTGAATATCAATAAAACCCAAAATGTCTTTagttgtagtttttctttttctgttaaaaaaacaaaacaaaacaacaacatggggcgcctggatggctcagtgggttaagccgctgccttctgctcaggtcatgttctcagggtcatgggatcgagccccacatcaggctctttgctcagcagggagcctgcttccctctctctctctgcctgcctctctgtctacttgtggtctctctctgtcaaataaataaataaaatctttaaacaacaacaacaacaacaacaaaaagcacaaataacTAGAAACTTGCTATAGTGAAAACGTGTATATGGGcctacactttttaaaaaattttgtgcaaaaataaaacccaaagaggagtcatttcatttcaaatatgcAGACTGTTTGATTTCAAATATGCAGACTGTTGGGACAAAAGTACTAGGCCTGCCGGTCGAACGTAGAATCTGCTCGCCAGAAATCATGAAAAAGAACCAGCTTTATAAATGAACAGATCAGGGACAGCGATGGGCCTTTAAGGGAAGGCTGGAGAATTTGGGGGCGGTGCCTCGGTAACAATTTGCGGTGGTGATCTCCACCTAAGCCTGTTGCCGGCCTCCGAATGAAGACTGGACGACCCACGGGTCTCCAGGGCTTGGGGAATCCTCCGGGTTCCCGGGTTTCCCATCTTTCCGTCCACACCTCCCCTGGTCGAGGGCTCTGGGGTTGCCCCGCCCACGTACCGCCCGCAGGCACCCGCGGGGCAGCACAGGGGCCGGTCCGGGCGGAGGTGCCGGGCCAGCCCTGGGCCCCGCcacccgcaccccaccccccggTGCCGGTCCTCAGGTCCTCGCTACCTCCGGGCGCCAGGGCCTcgggccgggggaggggcctggCCGGCGGGCTCCCCGAGGCTGCGGGCGCCGCACGTGCGGGCGGGCGGGGATCCCCAGCGCCGGGGGCGGGGCACCCGGAAGCGCGCGCGGACTTGCCACGCCGAGCCGGCGGGCAGGAGGACGGCGCGGAGGCGGGCGCGCTGCCCGGGCCGCGGCCGCCTGTGTTCACAGGTGGGCGGCGGCGGAGGCGCGGCGGAGCGGAGCCCGGGTCTCTGGGACTCCAGCCGTCACACCGAGAGCCCAGGGAGAAGAGCTGGGAAGACGCGTCCGCGCCTCGGGAGGAATCaacctttcttccccccacctgGGCCTCTTCCGCGGCAATCGCACCTCGGCCCCGGAATACAGGTAACTTCCATTCCAAGGTCATTCTTTGGGCGGGGCGGCGCTCGCGGCCCGCCCACGTCCTCACTGTCGGCGGGGGCGGGAGAGGTGCGCCCTGCGCGGAGCGGGAGCAGCCGGGCTGGACGGCGACCCCGGGCGCTGCACGGGCTTCTGGTGGCCTCCCCGGAGCCGGCTGCGCGTGCAGTCCCCGGCGGCAGAAGCTTTTCTCCGCCCGCAGCCCAGAGGGCGAGTTTCCACCTGCACCCGGGCTTTGGGCGGTGACTGCCGCCCTCCGCATCCTGCCGGCAGGTGAGCGCAGCCGCCTGCGCCCAGGCTGTCCCGGCCGTGTGGTCAGCTGTCACCATGGAAACCGCTGGTACCCAGACGACGCCAGCCCTGGTGGGAAGGGGCGGTGAAGGCAGCTGGGAGCCCCTAGAGCTTCCTGTCTGGCGGAGCCCAGGAAGAAAAGCCTGATGAAAAAGagactccccctcccccgcttttTTCTCCTGTTTGATTTCTCAGGCGTTGGCGGATAATCAGAGACGTGGATGTGTTTACAAGATGTGAGTCGTGTTGTTTACACCTTTCCCTACTGAGGGCTTCCTTCCACCTCGTGACAGGTGGAAATCATGACACAGAAGGGCAGTATGAAGccagtgaagaaaaacaaagcggAAGAACCTGAATTGGAGCCCCTGTGCTGCTGCGAGTACATCGATCGAAATGGGGAGAAGAACCACGTGGCTGCTTGTTTGTGTGATTGCCAGGATCTCGATGAAGGGTGTGATAGGTAAGGGCAGAGCGGTTCATGAAGCTGACCCCACTGGCTCTTTTGAGAACTACCATGCTTGCTTGAAGTGTAGCCATCCAGAACACTAGATTTTGCTCTTGATGCTTTTTCAAAGGATCTAAAATTGAGAGTGATCTTCTGTGTCAGGTGTGAGGATTTCATGAAGGTGAGTTATTCAGTAGTGCACAACTGCACAGCTGTCTATTCTGCTCAGTTTAGTAGGACATTATTACTTTTCACTTAAAGGGAGAAGATGATGGAGAGAACAAGCAAATAAAGGGATAGTGGCAAGTTAAGTGTATAAAAAAATAAGGCGCAGAGCAGTAGAATCTGTACATTTagagaatttatgtatttaaaaaaaatttttttaaaagattgcatttattcacctgacagagagcacaagcagggagaaaggaagaggagagacaggctcccagccaatcagggagcccgatgtgggactcaatcccaggaccccgagatcatgtccCAAACTGAAGGcatcactcaaccaactgagccacccaggcacccagaatctGTACATTTAAAGTGAACACATTGGTGCTAGAGAGAACACATTCTCTGTGTTCTCAATGTCTCGAGATTGACTACTTGAGGCTGGACTGTACCTGACCACCAAGGGTCTTGAAGGCCGAAAGCTCATGTTCCTGCTGTTGGCATTGGTCTCACCCCTTGTCCCTGGGGAGGAAATCCAGCAGCAGGCACATGCCTGCGCTGGGCTGGCTGTTTTCAGCACCGGCAGTGACACTGTCTTGACCGATATTCATTgtatttggcttttattttcacCGTTCTCCAAAGGGTTGGAAATTAATATCcaaaaagatgatttttcaacatcaggggaaaaaattTCTGTACCAAACAGTAATAACGGGGTTTTAAACCATCTTCTAAATAATTATATACCTAAAATTTGTTGCCATATGGGAAGCACAATGTGGGAGGAGAATAAGGATGTTGGAAACTTGGCTTTTCCCATCAATAATTACTTCCGGTTAAAAAAAGtgactgtaggggcgcctgggtggctcagtgggttaaagccgctgccttcggctcaggtcatgatcccaggtcctgggatcgagccccgcatcgggctctctgctcagcagggagcctgcttcccttcctctctctgcctgcctctctgcctacctgtgatctctgtctgtcaaataaataaataaaatctttaaaaaaataaaaaataaaaaaaaaaagtgactgtaGCGGCACGTTGCTGACTTAAAGCTTGGTGTATTCATCTAGACGTGAAAAGTGTCTTGGGACCACTGTACTGCCCTGCCAGAACCCTGAAGACCCTGTAGACCTTTTGTAATTCTTCCTTAACAGTGTTTTTAGTCTTTTTACAGGTATTTTTAAATGGACTTAGTCTAAAATCTATACGGAGAAAATGGAGCACTCTGCtttaatgaatggaaaaatgaTGCTGTTTCCATAACCTCCATCACTCGAGACCACAGCTCTTCCATtaacctctttctctcttctagcCCTTGAGACCCAGGCTGTCCTtgagctctctctcctgctcccgcCGTACCCGTCTCAGGAGATAGGCTCCCAGTCTTCCTTCTGTCCTGTTGCTCTGTGTGACTCCCATGTACTTACCTTCCCTCATGGCCAAGTTATTGCGTTACTTTTCTAAATTGTTTGTCTACATCAAGAGTTACCATCCTTTGTCTTGCTAGCTTAAGTGTGCAAACATATCAACAAATACCGTGGGTCCACGAAGCTCAGTCATTTTGCTCTGAGTTTGCTCTCCACTCTTCCTCACACAGTACCTCCCCGCCCTCCTGCCCCCGGCCCTGCTAGACTGGTGACTCCCGGGGCGCAGGACAGGTGTGTGCTGCACACGTCTGGCTTCACTGGaacacctccctgcctcccccaccccccacatgctAGCCCGCCATCGAGGTGGGGCACAGAGCCCACCTTTCTCACAGAGACTCCCCCCCTCATGATTCCACTCAGCAGCGTGCATTCCCCTCTGAGCACGCCTTATGGTGTTTGGCCACAATAGTTCACTGGGCGATTCTGTTGCTTTGTCTCTTCTCTGATCCTTCCCAAATTCCCATGTTGTCTTCACAACtagattatgaattttttttgaggatcttAAGTCTCTCTACTCTCCCCAATCTGAGTAGTATGTGCACAGAATGTGTGTTTATTCCTATGTTTTTGCTTCGTGGAAAAAAGTGTTAACGGTTCCATTTGtaaacattcttttctctctgtgctctTCTGCGTAGATGGATCACGGGTAAATCCGTGCCGCCGGAGACCTGTGAAAGAATCATGGATACTATTTCTGATCGCCTCCGAATTCCTGGGCTCAAGGGAGCCCAAAAAGTCAACATTAGCATCCTGCCCCCACTCATCCTGCTGCCCGTCTTCCTGCGTGTGGCTTCCTGGCATTTCCTCCTGGGGGTGGTGGTTTTGACCTCCCTTCCTGTGCTGGCTCTGTGGTACTATTACCTCACTCACAGAAGGAAAGAGCAGACCCTATTTTTCCTGAGCCTCGGACTCTTCTCTCTGGGTTACATGTACTACGTGTTCCTGCAGGAAGTCGTCCCCAAAGGGCGTGTGGGGCCCACTCAGCTGGCTCTTCTTACCTGCGGGTTATTCCTGATACTCTTAGCCTTGTACAGAGCCAAGAAGAATCCAGGCTACCTCAGAAATCCAGCAAGCAGTGACAGATCTCTAGGCAGCAGCCAAACTGAAAGCCTGAGCAGAGACGGGCAGGAGAAGACCAGAGGGCTCCCCGCTGCGGAATCAGCTGGCAGCCTCAGCAACCGCACGCCCAGGGATGATCTTAAGGGCCCTTGCAGGGTGTCAGCTGGAAGTCCCGCCAAGGTGAAGGAGGACTGGTGTGCCAAGTGCCAGCTGGTGCGGCCGGCCCGTGCGTGGCACTGCCGGATATGTGGCATCTGTGTCCGGAGGATGGATCATCACTGTGTCTGGTAGGTGGGAAAGTCTGGAGGCTTGCAAAGTGGAAGGCCCCATAAGCCCCGGGCCCTGTTTGATCTTCCTGTGTGCCGTCCAAAAATTTCAGTCGATCCCAGCTTCACACCTTGCAGATATTTGTGGGCTGGTATGAAGTTCCCACTTAGTCATCCGTTTTCCGGGTTTCGCAAATGTAGTCCCTTCAGTCATTTGCTGGAGGGCTtggttattgttgttgctgttttgctGTTCCCTTCCGAgctgcccccccccgcccagtgACTTTCTCCTTTATGAAAGAGAAGTATTTGCagtgaggtgatttttttttaaaaaagagtggaTCAGAATCAATATAGGTATagttccctgtgctgtgcctctTGAACATGGAGCTCAGGAAAGTATACCATATTTGTAGGGACTTTGTCCCCCTCCCCATACGTCTTTCATCGTTCTGATGACTCTTAGCCTGCATTATTGAGGGACGGCCCTGCCAGGTAGTTCCCAGTTTTGTTATTTGCTCTTTGCAGAGAAATGGGCTTTCGTGGCGCCTGCCAGCTGGCCAGCGCCTAATGAGGACATGCAAGGCCCCTGCGATGTGAAGTGCAACTTTCAAA encodes the following:
- the ZDHHC23 gene encoding palmitoyltransferase ZDHHC23 isoform X6 produces the protein MDTISDRLRIPGLKGAQKVNISILPPLILLPVFLRVASWHFLLGVVVLTSLPVLALWYYYLTHRRKEQTLFFLSLGLFSLGYMYYVFLQEVVPKGRVGPTQLALLTCGLFLILLALYRAKKNPGYLRNPASSDRSLGSSQTESLSRDGQEKTRGLPAAESAGSLSNRTPRDDLKGPCRVSAGSPAKVKEDWCAKCQLVRPARAWHCRICGICVRRMDHHCVWINSCVGESNHQAFILALSIFLLTSVYGITLTLDTICRDRSVFTALFYCPGVYADYSSALSFTCVWYSVIITVGMAYIFLIQLINISYNVTEREVQQALRQKTGRRLLYGLIVDTGNSDNSQKSISSVFIVICTLKMKSFFESITLCGSN